Genomic window (Ananas comosus cultivar F153 unplaced genomic scaffold, ASM154086v1, whole genome shotgun sequence):
AATAGGGTTTATtcctatttaataaaaaaaaagagtgaaattCTAAAGATAGtttgaatgaagcaggtagcatgctatctttttctcaaaaaaaaaagaagaaattctaAAGATAGAATATGTCAACAAAAATGTCTTGATTTCAATGATGAAAAAGGCCATGTGGTAATTTAgctttttgttatatatataaggcaCACTACATGTTTATCTAATACAATATAGCAGATGTTTGTTACAATGAACCTTTTAACTCTATCTTGATTTCCACGTTATGTCAATCCATTGTGTAATACTCCCTTCAATAAGCCTTCATTTTTTCCTCCTACACTTCATTAGGAACTTCGCTAGCATCATATCCTAATGAGGGGACAAATGGTTTTGGGGGCATTTCCAAGTCCTGCAAACTCCCCATCAGCATCTGCACCGTCCTCGACATGGTCGGGCGATTCACCGGATTCCATTGTACGCACCATAATGCAACAATCGCGAGTTTCTTCGCTATCTCTTCTTCACTTGCGGTCATTTCTATATCCAATTCTAATTCTTGCCTGCTGACTAACTGCTCGTAAACCAACTCCGGGAAGTAAGCCTCACCTTGGTTTTCAATCTCTGGATCAGCAATCTTCTTTCCGCTTACCAATTCTAGCGTCAGCATTCCGAAGCTGTAAACATCAGACTTATACGACACCGTTCCGAAGTTTCTAGAATATATCTCTGGTGCAATGTAGCCCATTGTCCCTCTAGCTGCTGTCATTGTAACAATGCTTTGATCCCTTGAACACAGCTTTGCGAGGCCGAAGTCGGAGATCTTGGGATTGTAATGATGATCCAACAAAATATTATGCGGTTTGATGTCGAAGTGCAGAATGCGGTGGTCGCATCCCTGGTGCAAATACTCTATCCCGCGAGCAATTCCTATTGCTATCTCCTGCAACTTGTCCATCCTAAATGGTTCTTGATGGCTCGTAGAACCGTGCGAGAAGATGTACTTCTCTAGGGACTCATTCGGCAAGAACTCGTAGATTAGCGCGCGCCTCGATCCGTCAGAGCAGAATCCTAGCAGGCGAACCACATTGACATGGTGAATCCTTCCGATGGTTGCGACTTCGTTGATGAActcttcgccctcgcccttCGATCTCTCGAGCATCTTAACTGCCACAGGGACTCCGTTTGGCAACACACCTTTGTACACACTTCCGAAACCGCCCTGCCCCAGTTGGACTTTGAACCGCCGAGTCATCTTCTTAAGTTGCAAGAAAGTGTATCGAGTCGGTTTTGTGTCGCTATATGTTGCGAGGAACTTTTCGACTTTGATGCgcgtttctttttccttctcggATTTTCTGAAAATGTAGAGTGTAATGACTGCTACCAGCAGTATAACAAATGCAGCTGCAGATGTTCCTGAACACATTAAGCAGCTGAGTGAGTATTTAGTGTATGTATACCGAACAGATGTGACATAAACTATCATTCCAAGATTCttgagaagaaaagaaacttgAATATATTGAGAGTTGAGACATGAAGATCCATCTCTAATATGTTCAAATAAGTTCATATCAAACATTGCATCGAGTTGAAATGAAAATCACCTGTAGTGAGCTTGACGATTTTTTCACCTGCAAAATCAAGAGCAAACTATTTAGAGAATCTACTGGTTGTAATTCCAAATTTGCTTTGGTCGTGTTATAGATCTGTGCATTATTCATCACTGATTTgatcagattttcaaaaaactaGCTTGCTTTGCGGAAAGAATGATTGCAACTTGGGGAAATCAAATTTCCACCAAATTAAACATCCATCTCATCAAGTTTGGATCATCCATTCGCACAAATAGTAGAATAAAAGGGTTTCAGAAGAATGCTTTTTTGGCTaaaaaaactttgaaaactccgataggcacttaaatcctcGACTAGATGATCTTGTTGTATTTTGTGCTCATGCTCTAGATGGGCATAACTCAATGGTGCTAATAGCTTTTTCCGAAATGTTCAATCGCTTGCAGAAGTAAGTGCAGATGTCTGTTTTTCTCTAGTGATCAGACGAATTTACATAATTATTCTGTAAGAATTAAGAGTCAGAAAGTTGGAGCATTACTGTGATGCCT
Coding sequences:
- the LOC109706386 gene encoding rust resistance kinase Lr10-like encodes the protein MLRLLVVIVLLFLQSEKNAAAGSKEEKKEIEEFSKSCPPSTCGGEGGPEIRFPFRQELSPPFCGAPGMELSCSGNTTILTLPNLGSYNVTAIDYRLAAITVKLPDTSAPCPLWNRRSIDLRTPIYKPYEIVNVILVSCSRNLFPQNTTLPTSCLRSGHDRFVYVFGAQEYMDTIPSYCMVTSKVLRIPAKDYQGAQGLSLEEIVNDLVVRREITLSWSVPEITDVCKDCEAAGKTCYFSISRNTAFCRHHSEKIVKLTTGTSAAAFVILLVAVITLYIFRKSEKEKETRIKVEKFLATYSDTKPTRYTFLQLKKMTRRFKVQLGQGGFGSVYKGVLPNGVPVAVKMLERSKGEGEEFINEVATIGRIHHVNVVRLLGFCSDGSRRALIYEFLPNESLEKYIFSHGSTSHQEPFRMDKLQEIAIGIARGIEYLHQGCDHRILHFDIKPHNILLDHHYNPKISDFGLAKLCSRDQSIVTMTAARGTMGYIAPEIYSRNFGTVSYKSDVYSFGMLTLELVSGKKIADPEIENQGEAYFPELVYEQLVSRQELELDIEMTASEEEIAKKLAIVALWCVQWNPVNRPTMSRTVQMLMGSLQDLEMPPKPFVPSLGYDASEVPNEV